One region of Syntrophobacter fumaroxidans MPOB genomic DNA includes:
- a CDS encoding RDD family protein, giving the protein MNKPFRAGGRDRPIPPQRAKRRVPAPKRPIRSDLGKAGSAWRRIVAFALDMGLVAGATFAMTIVLPASFQIPGLPALGLFGALAMLYFGILQSSPGKGQTFGKYITGIQVLDEEGLPLSFFRSVVRFMFTALPACLAVLALPPKTGASTIDATLTAAFLGICLFDVYLFLFGGPMGQSLHDMMLGTYVVAAPKAGRVGREPLWNA; this is encoded by the coding sequence ATGAACAAACCGTTTCGCGCAGGCGGCAGGGACAGGCCGATTCCCCCTCAACGCGCGAAAAGGCGTGTTCCCGCGCCGAAAAGGCCCATCCGGAGCGACCTGGGGAAAGCCGGTTCCGCGTGGAGGCGCATCGTCGCCTTTGCACTGGATATGGGCCTGGTCGCAGGCGCCACCTTCGCGATGACCATCGTGCTGCCCGCATCGTTTCAAATCCCCGGACTGCCGGCGCTCGGGCTCTTTGGAGCGCTTGCAATGCTGTATTTCGGCATCCTTCAGAGCTCTCCGGGAAAGGGACAGACCTTCGGAAAATACATCACCGGGATCCAGGTGCTCGACGAAGAGGGCCTTCCGCTTTCCTTCTTTCGCTCCGTCGTCAGGTTCATGTTCACGGCCCTGCCTGCGTGCCTGGCCGTCCTGGCGCTCCCTCCCAAAACGGGCGCCTCGACGATCGACGCCACCTTGACGGCCGCTTTCCTGGGAATCTGTCTTTTCGACGTCTATCTCTTTCTTTTCGGTGGGCCCATGGGGCAGTCCCTCCACGACATGATGCTGGGCACATACGTGGTGGCCGCCCCCAAAGCGGGGCGAGTAGGCCGGGAACCCCTCTGGAACGCATAG